From Betaproteobacteria bacterium, a single genomic window includes:
- a CDS encoding (2Fe-2S)-binding protein → MAKARLTFADIGVSVTVPAGTRIIEVSEKVGSGIAYGCRESDCGTCLTTVESGMEHLSEKSPYEIATLAGHNVPANVRLACQTLVLGDAVIRPYGG, encoded by the coding sequence ATGGCCAAAGCCAGGCTCACCTTCGCCGACATCGGCGTATCCGTCACGGTGCCCGCGGGCACCCGCATCATCGAAGTCTCCGAGAAAGTGGGTTCCGGCATCGCCTACGGCTGCCGCGAGTCCGACTGCGGCACCTGTCTCACGACGGTGGAATCCGGCATGGAACATCTGTCGGAAAAGTCGCCCTACGAGATCGCCACCCTCGCCGGGCACAACGTCCCCGCCAATGTTCGTCTGGCGTGCCAGACGCTCGTGCTGGGCGACGCCGTGATCCGGCCGTACGGAGGCTGA
- a CDS encoding 2Fe-2S iron-sulfur cluster binding domain-containing protein, producing the protein MAKAKVKFADVNVTVTVPVGTRIIEISEKVGSYIAYNCREGDCGQCMFAVVEGAQNLSKPSELERATLLQQYREIIDGWRSLDSAEAIAAAMKRDNLGGRECRLACQTQVFGDSVVAPL; encoded by the coding sequence ATGGCCAAAGCCAAAGTGAAGTTCGCCGACGTGAACGTGACCGTCACCGTGCCGGTGGGCACGCGCATCATCGAGATCTCCGAGAAGGTGGGCTCGTACATCGCCTACAACTGCCGCGAGGGCGACTGCGGACAATGCATGTTCGCGGTGGTCGAAGGCGCGCAGAACCTGTCGAAGCCGTCAGAGCTCGAACGCGCCACACTGCTCCAGCAATACCGCGAGATCATCGATGGCTGGCGCAGTCTCGACAGCGCCGAGGCAATCGCTGCCGCCATGAAGCGCGACAACCTGGGCGGGCGGGAGTGCCGTCTCGCCTGCCAGACACAGGTGTTCGGCGACAGCGTCGTCGCCCCCCTGTAG
- a CDS encoding (2Fe-2S) ferredoxin domain-containing protein encodes MTKPLHHVFVCTQQRPPGHPRGSCQQKGAAEVLQAFWAELSRRAAFDRVAVTYSGCLGPCEGGANVLVYPEGVLYSGVRKEDVPEIFDRHLEGGAPVERLLASAAVWG; translated from the coding sequence ATGACGAAGCCTCTCCACCACGTCTTCGTGTGCACCCAGCAGCGGCCGCCCGGTCACCCGCGCGGCTCCTGTCAGCAGAAAGGGGCGGCGGAGGTGCTGCAGGCGTTTTGGGCAGAGCTCTCGCGGCGCGCAGCCTTCGACCGTGTCGCCGTCACCTATTCGGGCTGCCTCGGTCCGTGTGAAGGCGGTGCCAACGTGCTCGTTTATCCCGAGGGCGTGCTCTACTCGGGAGTCAGGAAGGAGGACGTGCCGGAGATCTTCGACCGGCATCTGGAAGGCGGCGCGCCTGTCGAGCGCCTGCTCGCTTCCGCGGCAGTCTGGGGCTGA